A genomic window from Micromonospora ferruginea includes:
- a CDS encoding prenyltransferase/squalene oxidase repeat-containing protein, whose protein sequence is MSLTAEPATRTWPVRELVDALAHDPAGQTSPSVYETGRLVALAPWLPGHDARLAWLLDQQRPDGGWGGPGGYALVPTLSAVEALLAVLHRDGPAPASAAAAHRGLAFLAGALHGDTPPDLPATDLIVPALRDAVDRHLTGPAGPPPGLAGWADRPRLPLPAGLDPTRLSRVRGMLAAGRPVPEKLAHALEVAGELAHRAAGVRPSSSGAVGASPAATAAWLGRPEPGAALDYLRAVARSGPVPCASPITVFERAWVLAVLIRAGVPVRAPEPVLTALRAAVGGSGAATAPGLPADADTTAVALYALARLGRPLGVGPLAGYDTGRHFCTWPGEDGASLTTNAHVLDALGEHPSRPGVTAARRRVTEWLVARQEADGRWDDRWHASAYYATYAVLLALADHAPDGAARAAVERGVGWLLDTQRPDGSWGRWHGTAEETAYAVLALAGAGRAGDARVAAALARGRDRLSELDGSDGGPALWHDKDLYRPTLIVRAAVLAASGRAGWASTYRAPAMIRIA, encoded by the coding sequence GTGAGCCTCACCGCCGAGCCCGCGACCCGTACCTGGCCGGTGCGCGAGCTGGTCGACGCGCTCGCCCACGACCCGGCCGGGCAGACCTCGCCGTCGGTCTACGAGACCGGCCGGCTGGTCGCGCTCGCGCCGTGGCTGCCCGGCCACGACGCGCGCCTGGCCTGGCTGCTCGACCAGCAGCGCCCGGACGGCGGCTGGGGCGGCCCCGGCGGCTACGCGCTGGTGCCGACGTTGAGCGCCGTCGAGGCGCTGCTGGCCGTGCTGCACCGGGACGGCCCGGCCCCGGCGTCGGCCGCCGCCGCGCACCGGGGGCTGGCGTTCCTGGCCGGCGCGCTGCACGGTGACACCCCGCCCGACCTGCCGGCCACCGACCTGATCGTGCCGGCGCTGCGGGACGCCGTCGACCGGCATCTCACCGGGCCGGCGGGTCCGCCGCCCGGGCTGGCCGGGTGGGCGGACCGGCCCCGCCTGCCGCTGCCGGCCGGTCTCGACCCGACCCGGCTGAGCCGGGTACGCGGAATGCTGGCCGCCGGTCGGCCCGTCCCGGAGAAGCTGGCGCACGCGCTGGAGGTGGCCGGCGAACTGGCCCACCGGGCGGCGGGCGTCCGGCCCTCGTCGAGCGGGGCGGTGGGCGCCTCACCGGCCGCCACGGCCGCCTGGCTCGGCCGGCCCGAACCCGGCGCCGCCCTGGACTACCTGCGAGCCGTCGCCCGGTCCGGCCCGGTGCCCTGCGCCAGCCCGATCACCGTCTTCGAGCGGGCCTGGGTGCTCGCCGTGCTGATCCGGGCCGGTGTCCCGGTGCGCGCGCCCGAGCCGGTCCTGACCGCGCTGCGCGCCGCCGTGGGCGGCTCCGGCGCGGCCACCGCGCCAGGGCTGCCGGCCGACGCCGACACCACGGCCGTCGCGCTCTACGCGCTGGCCCGGCTGGGTCGGCCGCTCGGCGTCGGGCCGCTCGCCGGGTACGACACCGGGCGGCACTTCTGCACCTGGCCGGGGGAGGACGGGGCGTCGCTGACCACCAACGCGCACGTGCTCGACGCGCTCGGCGAGCACCCGAGCCGGCCCGGCGTCACGGCGGCCCGGCGGCGGGTGACCGAGTGGCTGGTGGCGCGGCAGGAGGCGGACGGGCGGTGGGACGACCGCTGGCACGCCTCGGCCTACTACGCCACGTACGCGGTGCTGCTCGCCCTGGCCGACCACGCGCCCGACGGCGCGGCCCGGGCCGCGGTGGAGCGGGGCGTCGGCTGGCTGCTCGACACGCAGCGGCCGGACGGCTCCTGGGGCCGCTGGCACGGCACCGCCGAGGAGACCGCGTACGCGGTGCTCGCCCTGGCCGGCGCCGGCCGGGCCGGGGACGCGCGGGTCGCCGCCGCGCTGGCCCGGGGCCGCGATCGACTGTCCGAGCTGGACGGAAGCGACGGCGGGCCGGCGCTCTGGCACGACAAGGACCTGTATCGGCCGACGTTGATCGTGCGCGCGGCGGTGCTGGCCGCCTCGGGCCGCGCGGGCTGGGCATCGACGTACCGGGCACCTGCCATGATCAGGATCGCTTGA